One region of Armigeres subalbatus isolate Guangzhou_Male chromosome 3, GZ_Asu_2, whole genome shotgun sequence genomic DNA includes:
- the LOC134225080 gene encoding uncharacterized protein LOC134225080 gives MYPPHHTQIYIILLLILVTTSNSANERSAEKGRYFAPWVVFPPTAPTRHQLITGIGIPLGTVESVISGWVLKAQYFLPTSTNDLHPVFFEGWNDSRRAVEKREAINVTPVENMETHQADTVNIDSDSSAREDDDLFDDTDDYWATLDDEQHLRDADQRVQSTNKYPEGYNTERSRWTTYKALDQIGAIYGAGGRGCVLRSICEAASAEFTHTGGVFAELLHILFTPSTTTEPLSDHSDNEYYRAEQLGKDGAPCHLVFCECQNSLLDIFTGVHDTETNVLRVMHDKLVKRSV, from the exons ATGTACCCTCCGCACCACACTCAAATTTATATTATCCTGCTTCTCATCCTGGTTACGACGTCAAACTCTGCGAACGAAAGATCTGCCGAGAAAGGACGTTACTTCGCGCCATGGGTCGTATTCCCACCAACAGCACCCACCCGACACCAGTTGATCACCGGCATCGGCATTCCTCTAGGAACGGTTGAATCCGTTATCAGTGGATGGGTTTTGAAGGCCCAATATTTCCTGCCGACGTCAACCAATGATCTACATCCTGTCTTCTTTGAGGGCTGGAACGACAGCCGTAGAGCTGTTGAGAAAAGAGAAGCTATCAATGTCACACCGGTGGAAAACATGGAAACCCATCAAGCCGATACCGTCAATATCGATTCGGATTCCTCAGCGAGGGAAGATGATGATCTGTTCGATGATACCGATGACTATTGGGCGACGTTGGACGACGAACAGCATCTGCGTGACGCTGATCAACGGGTTCAGTCGACAAATAAATACCCTGAAGGATACAATACGGAGCGATCTCGTTGGACCACCTACAAGGCCTTGGATCAAATCGGAGCCATCTACGGTGCTGGAGGGCGGGGATGTGTGTTGCGGAGCATCTGTGAGGCAGCTAGTGCCGAGTTCACCCACACCGGTGGAGTATTTGCTGAGCTGCTGCACATTCTATTTAC GCCATCTACCACAACGGAGCCCCTATCGGATCACAGTGATAACGAGTACTACCGAGCGGAACAATTAGGAAAGGATGGAGCCCCGTGCCATTTAGTGTTTTGCGAATGTCAGAACTCCCTTTTGGATATATTTACCGGCGTCCATGATACGGAAACAAATGTTTTAAGAGTGATGCATGACAAACTGGTAAAGCGGTCTGTATGA
- the LOC134221805 gene encoding uncharacterized protein LOC134221805, producing the protein MQSYQKFGTFGCPIVSLLFASAVVLHIVGASETDEGRFLFHGKPYLIFPETSPTRHQLIGGIGIPLGSPESITTGYVIKAQYFLPIKVSDYFPNYLVGWNDTRKSLEKREAVTVAPSSEHYEAYTAKDIQIDTEPLPENANDDEDSDEDDYFEDGNDSYWLDEDEDKKYQALEKMLPDSNLKSQMSEGYNADDSRWMTYKSLEHIGQQYGSGGRECVLRSICEAASAQFTHTGGVFAELLHIVFTPSTTSEPLSEHSDNEYLRAEQLGKEGAPCHIVFHECQNSILDVFTGIHDSATNSLTVAHDKVMKAFMK; encoded by the exons ATGCAGTCGTACCAGAAATTCGGCACATTCGGGTGTCCCATCGTAAGCCTTTTGTTCGCAAGTGCCGTAGTTTTACACATTGTCGGTGCCAGTGAGACGGATGAGGGACGGTTTTTGTTTCACGGTAAACCATATCTAATTTTCCCGGAAACGTCCCCTACTCGTCATCAACTCATCGGCGGTATCGGTATACCGTTGGGATCCCCTGAATCCATAACCACTGGGTATGTAATAAAGGCCCAGTATTTCTTGCCGATCAAAGTCAGCGATTACTTTCCAAACTATTTGGTTGGATGGAACGACACtcgaaaatctttggaaaaacGAGAAGCAGTGACCGTAGCGCCAAGCTCTGAACACTATGAAGCATACACAGCCAAAGATATCCAGATCGATACGGAGCCTCTCCCAGAGAACGCGAATGATGACGAGGACAGTGATGAGGATGATTACTTCGAAGATGGAAATGATAGCTACTGGCTGGACGAGGACGAGGATAAAAAGTATCAGGCATTGGAAAAGATGCTGCCGGATTCCAACTTGAAATCCCAGATGTCCGAAGGGTACAATGCGGATGATTCGCGTTGGATGACGTACAAATCGTTGGAGCATATCGGACAACAGTACGGCTCGGGAGGCCGAGAGTGTGTTCTGCGAAGCATTTGCGAAGCTGCCAGTGCACAGTTTACCCACACAGGCGGCGTTTTCGCGGAGTTACTCCACATAGTTTTCAC gccGTCAACCACTTCGGAACCTCTATCCGAGCACAGCGACAACGAGTATCTGCGGGCAGAGCAACTGGGCAAGGAAGGTGCTCCCTGCCATATAGTGTTCCATGAGTGTCAGAACTCGATTCTGGATGTGTTCACCGGTATTCACGATTCGGCGACGAATTCTTTGACAGTAGCGCATGACAAAGTGATGAAAGCTTTTATGAAATAG